One Staphylococcus simiae genomic region harbors:
- the thrC gene encoding threonine synthase, which yields MKRWQGLVEEFKEQLPVDQNTPKLTLNEGNTPLIYCHNLSQMLGIELYVKYEGANPTGSFKDRGMVMAVTKAKEQGKKIVICASTGNTSASAAAYAARAGLKAIVVIPEGKIALGKLSQAVMYGAEIVSIEGNFDEALEIVKEIAKNGDIELVNSVNPYRIEGQKTSSFEIIEQLDGQAPDILAIPVGNAGNITAYWKGFKEYHEAKNTQLPQMFGFQAEGASPIVQNRIFKNPETIATAIRIGNPASWKKATTALEESNGLIDSVTDEEILEAYQLMTTKEGVFSEPASNASIAGLIKLHRNGKLPKGKKVVAVLTGNGLKDPDTAISLLDNPIQALPNDKDSIINYIKGAL from the coding sequence ATGAAAAGATGGCAAGGATTAGTAGAAGAATTTAAAGAACAATTACCAGTAGATCAAAATACACCTAAACTAACTTTAAATGAAGGTAATACACCATTAATATACTGTCACAATTTATCACAAATGTTAGGTATAGAACTTTATGTTAAATATGAAGGTGCAAATCCAACGGGTTCTTTTAAAGATAGAGGAATGGTAATGGCAGTGACAAAGGCTAAGGAACAAGGTAAAAAGATTGTCATCTGTGCATCAACAGGAAATACGTCAGCATCAGCTGCTGCATATGCTGCGAGAGCTGGTTTGAAAGCGATTGTTGTTATACCAGAAGGAAAAATCGCTTTAGGCAAACTATCTCAAGCTGTAATGTATGGTGCTGAAATTGTCTCAATTGAAGGTAATTTTGATGAAGCATTAGAAATAGTTAAAGAAATCGCTAAGAACGGTGATATTGAATTGGTAAATTCTGTTAATCCATATCGTATTGAAGGGCAAAAAACAAGCTCTTTTGAAATTATAGAACAACTAGATGGACAAGCACCAGATATTTTAGCGATTCCAGTTGGTAACGCAGGTAATATCACTGCATATTGGAAAGGCTTTAAAGAGTATCATGAAGCTAAAAATACGCAGTTACCACAAATGTTTGGGTTCCAAGCAGAAGGTGCTTCACCAATTGTTCAAAATAGAATATTTAAAAATCCAGAAACGATAGCCACAGCTATTAGAATTGGAAATCCTGCAAGTTGGAAGAAAGCTACAACTGCATTAGAAGAGTCTAATGGATTAATTGATAGTGTTACTGATGAAGAAATTTTAGAAGCTTATCAATTAATGACTACTAAAGAGGGCGTGTTTAGTGAGCCAGCAAGTAATGCGTCTATTGCAGGTTTGATCAAATTACATCGTAACGGAAAATTACCTAAAGGTAAGAAAGTAGTGGCAGTATTGACAGGTAATGGCTTAAAAGATCCAGATACTGCTATATCTCTATTGGATAATCCAATCCAAGCTTTACCAAATGATAAAGATAGTATTATTAACTATATTAAAGGAGCATTATAA
- a CDS encoding aspartate kinase has product MKVSKFGGSSVSNASQIKKVLNIVNSDPERQIIIVSAPGKRYDNDVKTTDLLIRLYEKVINNLDYIDKKREIIQRYDDIIKELHMSKDLLSIIDNTLEQYIATLKEQPERLLDALLSCGEDFNAQLIAQYNNSQGIPTKYLSPKEAGIIVTDIPQQAQILNSSYDKISTLKDYKEKLIIPGFFGVSEKDYIVTFPRGGSDITGAIISSGVKAKLYENFTDVSGIYKANPNIIKNPELIDEITYREMRELSYAGFSVFHDEALQPLYKDRIPVVIKNTNRPQDKGTYIVHDRQVNSKNIISGISCDKDFTVINIKKYLMNRQVGFTRKILGVLEDNNISFDHMPSGIDSISIVMRSKQIKNKERKVLNEIRKQCDVDELSIENDLAILMIVGEGMNQVVGTANKITHALAESGINLKMINQGASEISMMFGISVDDAEKAVLSTYEFCYHGIELKNLCDPA; this is encoded by the coding sequence ATGAAAGTTTCAAAATTTGGCGGAAGTTCAGTATCTAATGCTAGTCAAATTAAAAAGGTATTAAACATCGTTAACTCAGATCCTGAAAGACAAATTATTATTGTTTCAGCACCCGGAAAAAGATATGATAACGATGTTAAAACTACTGATCTCTTAATTAGACTATATGAAAAGGTAATCAACAACTTAGATTATATTGATAAGAAAAGAGAAATCATTCAAAGGTACGATGATATTATTAAAGAACTACATATGTCTAAAGATTTATTATCGATTATCGATAATACATTAGAACAATATATTGCTACTTTAAAAGAGCAACCTGAAAGACTATTAGATGCTTTGCTATCTTGTGGTGAAGATTTTAATGCTCAATTAATTGCACAATATAATAATAGTCAAGGTATTCCGACAAAATATTTATCACCTAAAGAAGCTGGAATTATCGTTACAGATATTCCACAGCAAGCTCAAATTTTAAATTCATCTTATGACAAAATTAGCACATTAAAAGACTATAAAGAAAAATTAATTATTCCAGGTTTTTTTGGTGTTTCAGAAAAAGATTACATTGTTACCTTCCCAAGGGGTGGCTCAGATATAACTGGTGCCATTATTTCAAGTGGTGTCAAGGCTAAGCTATATGAAAATTTTACAGATGTCTCTGGAATTTATAAAGCGAACCCGAATATCATTAAAAATCCAGAATTAATCGATGAAATTACGTATCGAGAAATGCGAGAATTATCATATGCTGGTTTTAGTGTGTTTCATGATGAAGCTTTACAACCGTTATATAAGGATCGCATTCCAGTAGTAATCAAAAATACAAATCGTCCTCAAGATAAAGGGACTTATATTGTTCACGATAGACAAGTTAATTCCAAAAACATCATTAGTGGTATTAGCTGCGATAAAGATTTCACAGTTATCAACATTAAAAAGTATTTAATGAATAGACAAGTTGGTTTCACTAGGAAAATTCTTGGTGTCTTAGAAGACAATAATATTTCTTTCGATCATATGCCTTCAGGGATAGACTCTATCAGTATTGTCATGCGTTCAAAACAAATTAAAAACAAAGAAAGAAAAGTATTGAATGAAATTAGAAAACAATGTGATGTAGATGAATTAAGTATCGAAAATGATTTGGCTATACTAATGATTGTCGGTGAAGGTATGAACCAAGTTGTTGGTACAGCTAATAAAATTACACACGCCCTTGCAGAATCCGGCATCAACTTAAAAATGATTAACCAAGGCGCTTCAGAAATATCAATGATGTTCGGGATTTCAGTTGATGATGCTGAAAAAGCTGTGCTATCAACATATGAATTTTGCTATCACGGTATAGAATTAAAAAATTTATGTGACCCTGCATAA
- the thrB gene encoding homoserine kinase, translating to MSDILELTIPASTANLGVGFDSIGMALDKFLFLSVQKSNSADWTYDFLDEASKDLPADETNFIYQVAQQVAQKYNVTLPALHITMRSEIPLARGLGSSASALVGAIYIANYFANIQLSKYEILQLATEIEGHPDNVAPTIYGGLISGYYNDITKKTSVAHIDIPDIDIVVTTPFYELRTVESRKALPSHLSHNEAVKSSAISNTMICALAQHNYDLAGELMQQDGFHEPYRQPLIKEFADIKKIAQEFQAYATVISGAGPSVLTFSRKEKSGALVRHLNNNFSTCHSELVDINKTGVLERIIYE from the coding sequence ATGTCTGACATACTAGAGTTAACTATACCAGCATCTACTGCAAATTTAGGTGTTGGTTTTGATTCAATAGGTATGGCTTTAGATAAATTTCTTTTTTTATCCGTACAAAAAAGCAATAGTGCTGACTGGACATATGATTTTTTAGATGAAGCATCAAAAGATTTGCCAGCTGACGAAACCAATTTTATATATCAAGTAGCGCAGCAAGTAGCACAAAAATATAATGTTACTTTACCGGCACTTCATATAACAATGAGAAGTGAGATTCCTTTGGCTAGGGGACTTGGCTCATCCGCTTCGGCATTAGTAGGGGCAATTTATATTGCTAATTATTTTGCTAATATTCAATTATCTAAATATGAAATATTACAGTTAGCGACTGAAATTGAAGGACATCCAGATAATGTAGCTCCAACTATTTATGGGGGATTAATATCAGGATATTATAATGATATAACTAAGAAGACATCAGTCGCACATATCGATATTCCAGATATCGATATAGTGGTAACAACTCCATTTTATGAGTTAAGAACAGTAGAGTCTAGAAAAGCTTTACCCAGTCATTTAAGTCACAATGAAGCGGTTAAAAGCAGTGCTATAAGTAATACTATGATTTGTGCCTTAGCACAACATAACTATGACTTAGCAGGGGAACTAATGCAACAAGATGGCTTTCATGAACCATATAGACAACCATTAATTAAAGAATTTGCAGATATAAAGAAAATTGCACAAGAATTTCAAGCATATGCCACGGTCATAAGTGGAGCAGGGCCATCCGTTTTAACTTTTAGTAGAAAAGAAAAGAGCGGTGCATTAGTTCGACATTTGAATAATAACTTTAGTACTTGTCATTCTGAGTTAGTTGATATTAATAAAACTGGTGTTTTAGAACGAATTATATACGAATAA
- the dprA gene encoding DNA-processing protein DprA — MKDLEQSLLKLVWQQFSTTQIHHLLRQFPTFLTADHYEQCYMLEQFKYISTKSNLQFKFQMYKKTSIDEIMTYFQQLNINYLSVFNDAYPHFLKQIYDFPFVLFYQGQLQILQHYNTLAIIGSRQASSYTKNVLNHFFPEFANHQLTIVSGLAIGADSFAHQFALKYHMSTVAVLAFGHEHHYPKETLLLRQQIAEQGIVISEYMPKSSIAKYRFPERNRLISGLSKGIFITEAKERSGSHITIDCALEQNRNVYVLPGSIFNPLTKGNLLRIQEGAKVVIDAQDIIEDYL, encoded by the coding sequence ATGAAAGATTTAGAACAAAGTCTGCTGAAATTAGTATGGCAACAATTTTCTACTACTCAAATTCACCATTTACTTCGACAATTCCCCACATTTTTAACTGCAGATCATTATGAACAATGTTATATGCTAGAACAATTTAAATATATATCAACTAAAAGCAATTTACAGTTTAAATTTCAAATGTACAAAAAGACCTCAATAGATGAAATTATGACATATTTTCAACAATTGAATATCAATTACCTCTCCGTGTTTAATGATGCCTATCCTCATTTTTTAAAACAAATTTATGATTTTCCATTTGTACTTTTTTATCAAGGACAACTTCAAATATTGCAACACTATAATACATTGGCAATTATAGGTTCCAGACAAGCTAGTTCGTATACGAAAAATGTTTTAAATCACTTTTTTCCAGAATTCGCTAATCATCAACTAACTATTGTTTCTGGCTTAGCAATCGGTGCTGATAGTTTTGCGCACCAATTTGCGCTTAAGTATCATATGTCAACAGTAGCAGTTTTAGCGTTTGGCCATGAACATCATTACCCCAAAGAAACTTTGTTATTAAGACAACAAATTGCTGAACAAGGTATTGTAATAAGTGAATACATGCCCAAAAGTTCAATTGCAAAATATAGGTTTCCAGAACGTAATCGTCTAATTAGTGGATTATCAAAAGGTATTTTTATTACAGAAGCGAAAGAGCGTAGTGGAAGTCACATCACTATAGATTGTGCGCTTGAACAAAATAGAAATGTTTATGTTTTACCTGGTTCTATTTTTAATCCTTTAACTAAAGGCAATTTATTAAGGATTCAAGAAGGAGCGAAAGTAGTTATAGACGCACAAGACATCATTGAAGATTATCTATAA
- a CDS encoding homoserine dehydrogenase: MKQLNIALLGLGTVGSGVVKIIEENRQQIQDTLNKDIHIKHILVRNKSKKRPLNISQYHLTEDVNDILNDESIDIIVEVMGGIEPTVDWLRTALKNKKHVITANKDLLAIHLKLLEDLAEQNGVALKFEASVAGGIPIVNAINNGLNANNISKFMGILNGTSNFILSKMTNEQTTFEDALDEAQRLGFAEADPTDDVEGVDAARKVVITSYLSFNQVIKLHDVKRRGISQVALKDINAADQLGYKIKLIGKGTYENGKVNASVEPTLIDKRHQLAAVENEYNAIYVVGDAVGDTMFYGKGAGSLATGSAVVSDLLNVALFFESNLHTLPPHFELKTDETREMMDADNEVNIKDRSSYYIVINNDNKSIDKFEKELKSILPLHKSLSTVHYDEGTVATIIVGLDESPEQLLQQNGYEIEKIYPVEGV; encoded by the coding sequence ATGAAACAATTAAATATTGCATTATTAGGATTAGGTACAGTAGGGTCTGGTGTTGTTAAAATCATCGAAGAAAATAGGCAACAAATCCAAGATACTTTAAATAAAGATATTCATATTAAACATATTTTAGTTCGTAATAAATCTAAGAAACGACCGTTAAATATTAGTCAATATCATTTGACTGAAGATGTTAATGATATTTTAAATGATGAGTCAATCGATATTATTGTTGAAGTAATGGGCGGCATAGAACCAACTGTTGATTGGTTGAGAACTGCACTGAAAAATAAAAAGCATGTGATTACTGCTAATAAAGATTTGTTAGCAATTCATTTAAAATTACTGGAAGATTTGGCAGAACAAAATGGCGTTGCCTTGAAATTTGAAGCAAGTGTTGCAGGTGGAATTCCAATTGTAAATGCTATTAACAACGGACTAAATGCCAATAATATTTCAAAATTTATGGGGATTTTGAATGGTACTTCGAATTTCATTTTGTCTAAGATGACTAATGAACAAACGACATTTGAAGATGCTTTGGATGAAGCACAAAGACTTGGTTTTGCAGAAGCTGATCCTACTGATGATGTTGAAGGGGTAGACGCAGCACGTAAAGTAGTGATCACGTCATATTTATCATTTAACCAAGTTATTAAATTGCACGACGTTAAACGAAGAGGGATTAGTCAAGTTGCATTAAAAGATATCAATGCAGCTGATCAATTAGGATATAAGATTAAACTTATTGGTAAAGGTACTTACGAAAACGGAAAAGTTAATGCGTCGGTTGAACCTACACTCATCGATAAGAGACATCAGTTAGCAGCAGTAGAAAATGAATATAATGCCATTTATGTTGTTGGTGATGCAGTAGGCGATACAATGTTTTATGGTAAAGGCGCAGGAAGTTTAGCGACTGGTAGCGCTGTTGTTAGTGATTTACTAAATGTAGCACTTTTCTTTGAATCTAATTTACATACACTACCTCCTCATTTTGAGCTTAAGACTGATGAAACTAGAGAAATGATGGATGCTGATAATGAGGTGAATATAAAAGATAGAAGTAGTTATTATATTGTTATAAATAATGATAATAAGTCAATTGACAAGTTTGAAAAAGAATTAAAATCAATATTGCCATTGCATAAGTCATTATCAACTGTACATTATGATGAAGGGACAGTTGCAACAATTATTGTAGGTTTAGATGAGTCACCTGAACAATTATTACAACAAAATGGTTATGAAATTGAAAAAATTTATCCAGTAGAAGGAGTTTAA
- the topA gene encoding type I DNA topoisomerase codes for MTLADNLVIVESPAKAKTIEKYLGKKYKVIASMGHVRDLPRSQMGVDTEDNYEPKYITIRGKGPVVKELKKHAKKAKKVFLASDPDREGEAIAWHLSKILELEDSKENRVVFNEITKDAVKESFKHPREIEMDLVDAQQARRILDRLVGYNISPVLWKKVKKGLSAGRVQSVALRLVIDRENEIRNFKPEEYWTIEGEFRYKKSKFTAKFLHYKNKPFKLNTKKDVDKITTVLDGDQFEITNVNKKEKTRNPANPFTTSTLQQEAARKLNFKARKTMMVAQQLYEGIDLKKQGTVGLITYMRTDSTRISDTAKAEAKDYIIDKYGNEYVSKRKASGKQGDQDAHEAIRPSSTLRTPDDMKSFLTRDQYRLYKLIWERFVASQMAPAILDTVALDVTQGDIKFRANGQTIKFKGFMTLYVEAKDDKDSDKENKLPNLEQGDQVTATNIEPAQHFTQPPPRYTEARLVKTLEELKIGRPSTYAPTIDTIQKRNYVKLDNKRFVPTELGEIVHEQVKEYFPEIIDVEFTVNMETLLDKIADGDTNWRKVIGGFYSSFKQDVERAEEEMEKIEIKDEPAGEDCEICGSPMVIKMGRYGKFMACSNFPDCRNTKAIVKSIGVTCPKCKEGEVVERKSKKNRIFYGCSKYPECDFISWDKPIGRDCPKCDHYLVENKKGKTTQVVCSNCDYKEEAQK; via the coding sequence ATCACTTTGGCAGATAATTTAGTCATTGTTGAATCGCCTGCAAAAGCTAAAACCATTGAAAAATATTTAGGTAAAAAATATAAAGTTATAGCTTCAATGGGACATGTGAGAGACTTACCTAGAAGTCAAATGGGTGTCGACACTGAAGATAACTATGAACCAAAATATATAACAATACGTGGCAAAGGTCCTGTCGTTAAAGAATTAAAGAAACATGCAAAGAAAGCTAAAAAAGTTTTCTTAGCTAGTGACCCCGACCGCGAAGGTGAAGCAATTGCTTGGCATTTATCGAAAATATTAGAATTAGAAGATTCAAAAGAAAATCGTGTAGTATTTAATGAAATAACAAAAGATGCAGTTAAAGAAAGCTTTAAACACCCAAGAGAAATTGAAATGGACTTAGTTGATGCACAACAAGCACGTCGTATTTTAGATAGATTAGTAGGTTACAATATTTCACCAGTACTTTGGAAAAAAGTGAAAAAAGGCTTATCTGCAGGACGTGTTCAATCAGTTGCATTAAGATTGGTTATAGATAGAGAAAATGAAATAAGAAATTTCAAACCAGAAGAATATTGGACAATTGAAGGAGAATTTAGATATAAAAAGTCTAAGTTCACAGCTAAATTTCTTCATTATAAAAATAAACCATTTAAACTAAATACTAAAAAAGATGTTGACAAGATTACAACGGTACTCGATGGAGATCAATTTGAAATCACAAATGTTAATAAAAAAGAAAAAACACGTAATCCTGCCAATCCATTTACAACATCAACATTACAACAAGAAGCAGCGCGTAAATTAAACTTTAAAGCTAGAAAAACGATGATGGTAGCACAACAATTATATGAAGGTATAGACTTAAAAAAACAGGGGACTGTTGGTTTGATTACGTATATGCGTACAGATTCAACTAGAATTTCTGATACCGCAAAAGCTGAAGCAAAGGATTATATCATTGATAAATATGGTAATGAATATGTTTCTAAACGTAAAGCTAGTGGTAAACAAGGTGATCAAGATGCCCACGAAGCAATAAGACCTTCTAGTACATTGCGTACACCTGATGATATGAAATCATTTCTTACTAGAGATCAATATCGTCTGTACAAACTGATTTGGGAAAGATTTGTCGCAAGTCAAATGGCACCAGCTATATTAGATACAGTTGCTCTTGATGTGACACAAGGCGATATTAAGTTCAGAGCAAATGGACAAACAATCAAATTTAAAGGCTTTATGACTTTATATGTGGAAGCTAAAGATGATAAAGATAGCGATAAAGAAAATAAATTACCTAATTTAGAACAAGGTGATCAAGTTACAGCTACAAATATAGAACCGGCACAACACTTTACTCAACCACCTCCACGATATACAGAGGCACGTTTAGTAAAAACATTAGAAGAATTGAAAATTGGTAGACCATCAACTTATGCACCTACAATTGATACGATTCAAAAGAGAAATTATGTCAAATTAGATAATAAACGTTTTGTACCAACAGAACTTGGTGAAATCGTCCATGAACAAGTTAAAGAATATTTTCCAGAAATTATTGATGTAGAGTTTACGGTTAACATGGAAACTTTGCTTGATAAAATTGCTGACGGTGATACAAATTGGCGTAAAGTCATCGGAGGATTTTATAGTAGTTTCAAACAAGATGTTGAACGTGCTGAAGAAGAAATGGAAAAGATTGAAATTAAAGATGAGCCTGCTGGTGAAGATTGTGAAATCTGTGGTTCACCAATGGTAATCAAAATGGGTCGTTATGGTAAATTTATGGCTTGTTCAAATTTCCCGGATTGCCGTAATACTAAAGCGATTGTTAAATCAATCGGAGTAACTTGTCCAAAATGTAAAGAGGGAGAAGTTGTCGAAAGAAAATCTAAAAAGAATCGTATTTTTTATGGTTGTTCTAAATATCCAGAATGTGACTTTATATCATGGGATAAACCAATTGGAAGAGACTGTCCAAAATGTGATCACTATTTAGTTGAAAATAAAAAAGGTAAAACAACACAAGTTGTTTGTTCAAATTGTGATTATAAAGAAGAAGCACAAAAATAA
- the ltrA gene encoding group II intron reverse transcriptase/maturase, producing MYRESPSMMELVVRENNIQKAIKKVKKNNGAPGIDGMRVSELTSHFAKYFPQIKQKLLDGTYKPQAVRKVEIPKSNGKKRVLGIPVARDRVIQQAIKQVIEPSIDRTFSKHSHGFRPNRSTGTALKECATYYEEGYLVAVDCDLKQCFDMLNHDKLMYLFERHVQDKAISKFIRRSLQVGAIDLNGNYRSREIGAPQGGVISPLLCNIYLHELDNELEKRGHRFVRYADDFVIFVRTKRAGQRVMESVTKFIEKDLKLIVNSEKSKVGSITRLKFLSCLMTKVNGTYRFRPTMEARRNLKRTLRRLTKRNRPGTFKEIISEINQVTRGWINYFGKGFITGFVTKLQSWLNRRIRQLILKRWKRIKTKYKMLRKYGLDHKSAMKIANSRKKYWRLSSTHEVHRALTTKRLYKWGLEPLTQLAETAYARY from the coding sequence ATGTATCGTGAGTCTCCATCTATGATGGAGCTTGTTGTAAGAGAGAATAATATACAAAAAGCAATTAAGAAAGTGAAGAAAAACAACGGTGCACCTGGCATCGATGGCATGCGAGTAAGTGAATTAACATCACATTTCGCAAAATACTTTCCACAAATTAAACAAAAACTGCTTGATGGCACGTATAAGCCACAAGCAGTAAGAAAGGTTGAAATACCTAAATCAAATGGGAAAAAGCGCGTGCTTGGAATCCCTGTCGCAAGAGACAGAGTTATCCAACAAGCCATTAAACAAGTCATTGAACCTAGTATCGACCGTACTTTCTCAAAACACAGTCATGGCTTTAGACCGAATCGTAGTACAGGAACTGCACTTAAAGAATGTGCAACATACTATGAAGAAGGTTACTTAGTTGCAGTTGATTGTGATTTAAAACAGTGCTTTGATATGTTGAACCATGATAAATTAATGTATCTATTTGAACGACATGTTCAAGATAAAGCCATTTCTAAATTTATTCGTAGAAGCCTACAGGTTGGTGCAATCGACCTCAATGGTAATTATCGAAGTAGAGAAATAGGTGCACCGCAAGGTGGTGTTATTTCCCCGTTACTTTGTAATATTTATCTTCACGAATTAGATAATGAATTGGAGAAACGTGGTCATCGCTTTGTTCGTTATGCAGATGACTTCGTCATCTTTGTACGTACAAAACGAGCGGGTCAACGTGTCATGGAAAGTGTGACAAAGTTTATCGAAAAAGACCTTAAACTTATTGTAAATAGTGAAAAGAGCAAGGTAGGTTCTATCACACGTTTAAAGTTCTTGAGTTGTCTAATGACCAAAGTAAATGGCACTTATCGTTTCAGACCGACTATGGAAGCAAGAAGAAATTTAAAACGCACCTTAAGACGTCTAACGAAACGAAATAGACCAGGTACCTTTAAAGAGATTATATCAGAAATTAATCAAGTAACACGAGGGTGGATAAATTACTTTGGTAAAGGATTTATTACAGGTTTTGTAACGAAGTTACAATCATGGTTAAACCGACGCATTAGACAACTAATCCTCAAAAGATGGAAAAGAATAAAAACCAAATATAAGATGTTACGTAAGTATGGACTTGACCATAAGAGTGCAATGAAAATTGCCAATTCAAGAAAGAAATACTGGCGCTTATCATCAACGCATGAAGTTCATCGTGCACTTACAACAAAACGTCTCTACAAGTGGGGGTTAGAACCATTAACCCAACTCGCAGAGACGGCTTACGCAAGATATTGA
- a CDS encoding Cof-type HAD-IIB family hydrolase: protein MANYKLIALDMDDTLLTSDNVISQSTLQYLKDIQDRGYYVVLASGRPTEGMIPAAKELALPEHNSYIISYNGGRTINMANEKVEHSQSISKEDFDEIVDYCRERQFFILTYQDGHIIYEGEHEYMNIESELTGLPMKKVQDLKEYIRGEVPKVMGVDYVANITEARIDLNGIFNDNVDATISKPFFLEFMARNVSKGNAVIALCDKLNITIDQVIAFGDSMNDKSLFDVAGLAVAMGNAADELKKYADKETLDNDSDGIPVALKEILAIK, encoded by the coding sequence ATGGCAAATTATAAATTAATTGCATTAGATATGGATGACACGTTATTAACATCTGATAATGTAATCTCACAGTCAACGCTGCAATATTTAAAGGATATTCAAGATCGTGGATATTACGTAGTTTTAGCATCAGGTAGACCCACAGAAGGAATGATACCTGCAGCGAAAGAATTAGCCTTACCTGAACATAATAGTTACATTATTAGTTATAATGGTGGAAGAACAATAAACATGGCTAATGAAAAGGTTGAACATAGTCAAAGTATATCTAAAGAAGATTTTGATGAGATTGTAGATTATTGTCGAGAAAGACAATTCTTCATTTTAACGTATCAAGATGGTCACATTATCTATGAAGGTGAACATGAGTATATGAATATTGAGTCAGAATTAACTGGCTTACCGATGAAAAAAGTACAAGATTTAAAAGAATATATTCGAGGCGAAGTACCAAAAGTAATGGGTGTTGATTATGTTGCAAATATAACAGAGGCTAGAATTGACCTAAATGGTATTTTTAATGACAACGTAGATGCAACGATTAGTAAACCATTCTTTTTAGAATTTATGGCAAGAAACGTATCTAAAGGTAATGCTGTTATCGCGTTATGCGACAAATTAAATATTACAATTGATCAAGTTATAGCATTTGGTGATAGCATGAATGATAAATCTTTATTTGACGTGGCTGGTTTAGCAGTTGCAATGGGTAACGCTGCAGATGAGTTGAAAAAATACGCTGATAAAGAAACACTTGATAACGATTCAGACGGAATCCCTGTTGCTTTGAAAGAGATTTTAGCAATTAAATAA